Proteins encoded by one window of Pseudonocardia sp. HH130629-09:
- the ccsB gene encoding c-type cytochrome biogenesis protein CcsB, with translation MLVDPITAMWSDRLFQATLVVLLLALVFASLEYAARRVARASARQSEPAPVGAGSTAVAAPEEPPSDDGRRSRADRYGRIGISLMVLAFLTHLGSIVLRGFAAYRWPLGNMYEFTSALCLMAVGAWLVLVRRHPGLRPAGVFVLTPVVLLMFVTGTVLYLDAAPVVPALQSYWIIIHVTTITLASGLLLVPGVASLLFLVKRNGKPASWAAKLPSAESLDRLAYRVTVLAFPLYTFGIITGAVWAEAAWGRFWGWDPKETVAFVAWVLYAAYLHARATAGWKNSGAAAWINTAGFATIVFNLFFINMVVAGLHSYAGV, from the coding sequence ATGCTCGTCGACCCGATCACCGCGATGTGGAGCGACCGCCTGTTCCAGGCGACGCTCGTCGTGCTGCTGCTGGCGCTGGTGTTCGCGTCGCTGGAGTACGCGGCCCGCCGCGTCGCCAGGGCCTCTGCCCGGCAGTCGGAGCCCGCCCCGGTCGGGGCCGGGTCCACGGCGGTCGCCGCGCCCGAGGAGCCCCCGTCCGACGACGGCCGCCGCTCCCGCGCCGACCGCTACGGCCGGATCGGCATCTCGCTGATGGTGCTGGCGTTCCTGACCCACCTCGGGTCGATCGTGCTGCGCGGCTTCGCCGCCTACCGGTGGCCGCTGGGCAACATGTATGAGTTCACCTCGGCGCTGTGCCTGATGGCCGTCGGGGCGTGGCTGGTGCTCGTGCGCCGGCACCCGGGGCTGCGCCCGGCCGGGGTGTTCGTGCTGACGCCGGTCGTGCTGCTGATGTTCGTCACCGGCACCGTGCTCTACCTCGACGCGGCGCCGGTCGTCCCGGCCCTGCAGTCGTACTGGATCATCATCCACGTCACGACGATCACGCTGGCCTCCGGCCTGCTGCTCGTCCCCGGTGTGGCGAGCCTGCTGTTCCTGGTCAAGCGGAACGGGAAGCCGGCGTCGTGGGCCGCGAAGCTGCCGTCGGCGGAGTCGCTCGACCGGCTGGCGTACCGCGTGACGGTGCTCGCGTTCCCGCTCTACACCTTCGGGATCATCACCGGCGCGGTGTGGGCCGAGGCGGCCTGGGGCCGGTTCTGGGGCTGGGACCCGAAGGAGACCGTCGCCTTCGTCGCCTGGGTGCTCTACGCCGCCTACCTGCACGCCCGGGCCACGGCGGGGTGGAAGAACTCCGGCGCCGCGGCGTGGATCAACACGGCGGGCTTCGCCACGATCGTGTTCAACCTGTTCTTCATCAACATGGTGGTCGCCGGGTTGCACTCGTACGCGGGGGTGTGA